The Niabella beijingensis genomic interval TGGCACCTACCGCCCCCACGGTGGTGATCAGATCTCCATAATCATCTTTCATAGCGGCACGCGCTGCTGCCAGGCGGAACCATCCCCTTCCCCACACATCCCCGCCCAAAGCGGCCAAAGGTGCATTCAGACTCATATTTGACGACCCTCCGGTTGTTTGAAATGTTCCGGTAAATAAATATTTGTTATCGGGATCCCTTACTAATTTGGGCGAAGTTCCCGCTTCCGTCCAGCCACCGGCGCTACCCGTAATGGTAGGTCCGGTTACTGAAAGATACTGCCAGGGGCTGGCATCGGACCAGCCCGGATATTTTACCGCATCCACCGGTAATGCAGGTGTATAAGGTACGGCGCTTATCGTCCGGTTCGTCATATCAACAGTAACGTGATAATACCCTTTCTGCGTTACCGGAAGCTTAAAGCCGGCCTCCTGCAGGTTTACCGTAAGCGTTCCCGGCGCCGCTGAATTTGAACCGATGACGTTGCCGCCATCCAGTGTATAATTGATCCCTGCCTGGGTTCCTCCTGTATTGTTAAATGGTTTGTCGTTACCCATGAATGCTACAAACCGGATATTTTCTGCGCCTGAAGCGGGATAATAATAGTCTATAAGAAAGCTGTTGGCACCCTGCTTTTTCATGGAGTAAATCGTACCAATGCCCCTGCAACCACCGGCCTGGTCATATCCCTGTGCAGTCACCTCTGTTGCATTCAGCGCATCGGATAAATAAAGGCGATCGATATATCCTACACTTACTTCCCCGCCCATTGTTTTTTTATTACCGCTGGCATCGGTCGATCGGATAATATACTGATACAATCCCGGTTTACCCGCGGGCAGCTCCAGGCTCCTGGTCAATGTATATTGTTTTTTTGCTGCATCATCTGCGGGTGTAATCTTTTCATAAAGATCCACCGGCTCACCATCCGCCGCCGCTCCCCATAGTTTAAGTTCGATGTCATTAATCTCCCGGTCTTTGACAGTGGCTTCAAAGTCAACCTTAACGGGGTCTGCCGAAAATCCGAGGAATTTGGTCACAGTAGGTTTTACCACCTCGATATTCGGTGGCAGCTCATCCGGATCATAGCCCGGAATCAGGTTTTCAGAAGAAAGATCTTCTACCGTCACGTATTTTTTGATCAACCCGCCCTGACTGTTGGTGATCAGGAATTCCAGCGTATGCTGGGTACGGTTCACATCTTTGGGCACCAGGAAACTGTCCTGTATGGAAAACGATGCCCGGTTGCTGACATTAAAAGCCGTATCCAGCTGCCATTCACCGTTTTTCAGCTGTACGGTTTCAATTCCCTTCTCATCTTTGATCACCGCCTGCACAGCTACTTTATATTTTGGACCGATCCAGTGCAAGCGGGCACTGGCGCCTTCCAGCATGGGCAACGGAGTAGTTGCACCCGGAGGAAAGGTAAGTGCCTTATTGCAGGCGACAAACAGCCACAGCAGGTTCAGTCCAATAAACAGTATACTATATATTCTTTTCATAAATCGCCTATTTTAACATTCAATACGATTAAAACATTAAGAAGTCAATCAGCAATAAGACCTTGATCATCTATAATTGAAACATTAAGAACTTAAGTAACATTAAGACCTTCATCACCTTAAATCCTTAATGGTTCAAACAACGCTAATATCATCAGGATTCCATCCACCTTAACGATCACTTATAATTCAAACATTAAGAACTTAAGTAGTAGTAAGACCTTCATCACCTTAACTCCTTAATGGCTCAAACAGCGCCAACATCATCAGGATTCCATCCACTTTAACAATCACTTATAATTAAACATTAAGAAGTTAAGTAGCATTAAGACCTTCATCACCTTAAATCCTTAATGGTTCAAACAACGCCAACAGCATAATGCCCTATTCACCTTAACAATCACCAGCCCGGTGCCTGTGTAAGGTTCCCGTTGCTTTTCAATACTTCCTGTTCCGGAATGGGGTACCAGTACATCTTTGGCTGAAAGATCCGGTCCTCTGCTTTCCGTACCAGGTAGTTGAAGGTACCTTCCGGCGTCTTTGTGATCTGCATGGCCATCAGGGGCTGGTTCTCTGTCTGCTCGGCAATCTTCCATCTCCGCACATCAAAAAAGCGGTGCTCTTCAAATGCCAGTTCCACCCTGCGTTCATTGCGGATACGTGCCCGCATCTCTTCTTTTGAAAGACCCGGAGGCAACAAGGGCAGGCCCACACCCGGCCGTTGCCGCACACGATCCACCGCTGCCTTTGCGGTCATGGAATAACCACTGGCAGCTTCCGGTCCATACGCTTCATTCATAGCCTCGGCATAATCCAATAGTATTTCAGCATACCGGAACAGCACCCAGGTATGCACACTGCTGGTGTTCTTTTCCAGATCCAGGCCTTCATCAATGAACTTACGTAGATAATACCCCGTTGTTGTGGCGTTAAGCTTGCCCAACCCATCCAACCCGCCTACCCAACTTTCTACCGGACGGTTTTTGAAGGTGGTATTATTGGTAAGGACCGACATACCCAGCCGGGGATCTCGTCCGGCATAAGGATTGGCCGGATCATAGCCCGAGCCGGGCTCGCCGATCGCCATACCGGTGGCCTTCATCTCATAGGCGTCCACCAGGTTTTGCGAAGGACAGGTACTGCCCTCTCCACCCTGACTGTAGCCTACCGGGTAGTTCATCCGCTCAAAATCATTGCGGGCCCAGCCCTGTATGGCAAAGATGACTTCCGTATTTCCATCAGCACCATTGCCCAACCGGAATAAACCGCTGTAGCTGTTGTGCAATCCATATTTCCCCAATGCGATCACATCGTGCGCCGCCTTCGCAGCAGCGATCCATTTTTCAACATCTCCCGAAGGATTATTGAGCGGGCTGGCCGCATACAATAACAGGCGGGCTTTCAGCGCCAGTGCTGTACCCTGTGTAAGCCTTCCCCGCCATTTCTCGGAGGAAAAGCCCACCCAGGTATCTTTTAGCTGGAGATACGCGCTGTCACATTCAGCCTTTATAAATTCGGCACATGCGTCAAATGGCTGCCGCCGGAACTGTTTCAGCTCTTCATCCGTATACGTGGATTTATCCACCAGCGGTACACCACCATACCGTTTGATGAGCTCAAAATAATACAGGGCCCGCAACAACCGCACTTCTGCACGCAGCCACGCTATATCTTTTACATTGGCCTCATAACTGCTTTTATTGGCCGGATCCAGCGTATCCCGGTAAATGATTTGTTTGTAGTTCACTGAGTTTTCCAGGAACAGGTTGGCCCTGCGGATGCCCTGGTAAAAAAAACTCCAGCAATCTTCCGGATTGGACACGGCCGTCCAGGTGCCGGTATTGTATTTCTGAATGGCGGAGGCCGGAATCGCATGATCCGCCTCATCGCTGGCAGCAGCCAGCATGGCATTATCGATGCGTTGAAAGCCAAAGCGGTTGTACAGGAAAGCGTATACGCCGATGCCTGCCTGCTGCATACGATCATAATTCACAAACACCTCATCTTCCTTATAGTTGGATTCTACTTCACGGTCTAAAAATTTCTTGCAGCTGCTGTTTGCTACTGTCAGCAGCAATACCAGGCAGCTGATCCAAACCGGTTTTATATTCATTGCTTTCATGCGCTCCGTTTTAAAATTTGACCATAATACCTGCCGACCAGGATTTCAATACAGGATAGCCCTGCCCCAGCATCTCCGGGTCCACATCCACCGCCAGGTTATCCCAGGTAACCAGGTTCAAACCACTTACAAATATTTTCGCCTGCTGCATCCCCACCTTTTTCACCAGGCTTACCGGTAACTGGTACCCCAGCTCTACATTCCGCAGCCGGAGAAAATCGGCATTGCGTACCCAGAAGGTGGAGGCCTGGTAGTTATTGGGATTGGCCTGTGTAGTGAGCCTTGGATAAGTAGCTGTGGCCTGTGTTTGCGGCGTCCAGTGTCCATCGGCAGCCCAGTTAAGGATATTCGCATTATTGATGAATGGCTGGAATAAATAGCCGTTCAGGTATACGCTTTTATCGGCCACGCCCTGGAAAAAAACATCCAGGGAAACCCCTTTATAAGACACCCCTGCCTGAAACCCATAGTTGATCTCCGGATAGTTCCGCTTTCCAATCGCGATCTGGTCATTGACATCAATAAGGCCGTCGTTATTCTGATCCTTGTATTTCAGATCACCGGGAGCAACAATGGAAAAGGTCTGTACCGGGCTGGATGCGATATCACTTTCATCCTTAAAATAGCCGATGGCTTCCAGTCCGAAGTATTGCCCCACCGGATGCCCCTGCCTGTAACTGTAAGCTTCTTTCTTTGGCGTCTCCCAGCTTTCCTTAATTGTATTGTGTGCATAGGAGAACTGCCCGCCAACATAATAATTCACCGTACCGGCATCCTCGCGGTAAGTAGCGGATATTTCGGCCCCTGTATTGTTCACCCTACCTAAGTTAGCCATCCTGCCCGAAGTATAACCTGCCAGTGCAGAGCCGGTGGCAGAGAGGTCAACCAGTATATCTTTCCGGTTCTCTTTAAACACATCTGCTGTAAGGCTTAGCCGGTTGTTGAACAAAGTGGCATCCACACCCAGGTTATAGATCATCGAACGCTCCCAGGTGATATCCGGATTGGCCATCGCCAGCTGCACCAGCCCGTTGTACCAGCTTTGCCCGGTTCCGAAATAATAACCCTGACTGCTGGCCACGCCCCAGTACTGGTTGTAGTTAAACCGCGGGGAGCCTTTATCATTTCCCACACTTCCTGCGGAGGCGCGTAATTTCAGGTAATTGATCCAGGAGGCATTTTGCAGGAATGATTCTTTATGCAGCAACCATCCGGCGGACAACGCAGGAAAAAAACCAAAACGTTTGCCGGGCGCATAATTCTCGAGACCACTATAGGAGAACACCCCTTCGGCGAAATATTTATCCCTATACCCATAGGTCAGGCGCCCCGCCAGGTTCTGCATGGCAAAGGGCGAAGCATTGCCCAGCACGGTATATTTATCCTGCTGAAAAAACAGCATCCCTCCCAGCTGGTGCTCCCCGAACCGGCGTCCATAGTCCAGTCCGCCCTGAAAGATCAGCCGGTTATTCTCATAATCGCCGCCGGTTACTACGGTGAGATCCGTATCCAGACTGCGTTGCAGGTAATACATAGAATCCTGTCCGCTGGCACCTTTTGTCCATATCGGCTCATAATAAGCGTAGGTCCGGGTCTTATCGTAACGGTTCTGCAGCATATTATCAAATAATACCGCGCCGAATACATTAAGGCCGCCGGTAATAAAATCGAGCTTTTGTGTAACCCGTACATTCATCTGGATGTTCCGGTCGTGCCGCGACTGGTAACCTCTTTTCAAGAGGTCGCCCAGGGGGTTGGAAGGAAAGGCGGCTGTTCCAGTAATATTTCCGTCCGGTGTCATCGCCGGGTACAGGTTGGGTGCATAAGTAAGCATGTTTTGCCAGAAGGTAGCCGTAGCTACGGGAGGGAACTTCCGGTCCTGTATATTTCCTCCGATCCCTACCTGTGCCGAAAGTGTTTTTGTGAGGTTTACATCCAGGTTGGCACGCAGGTTGAGCTGGTTGTATCCTATATTGGCATTGTGCTCTCCGTCTGTGCGCGCATACAATCCCTGGTTGTTCAGATAGCCAAGCATCACAAAATATTTTGCCGTCTGATTTCCGCCATTAAAGCTGACCGTGTAATCCTGTATGGGCGCCTGTTTTCGTAATATTTCATTCATCCAGTTCACATCCGGGTACAGGTAGGGGTCTGTTTTCTGGCGGTAGCCTTCCAGTTGTGCATCGGTATACAACGCCGGCAAGCCATCATTTTGCAGCGCCTCATTGTAGAGGCGGGCAAAATCATAGGATGATGCCATTTTGGGCAATTGTGTGGGGGACTGTACGCCATACCGCAGGTTCAGTGCGATCTGCGGCTTTTCAGAAACGGTCCCTCTTTTTGTCGTTACCAGCAGCACACCGTTACCACCCCGGGCACCGTACATTGCCACGGCAGCAGCGTCTTTTAATACCGACACGCTTTCGATTTCATCCGGAGATATAAAACTGATGCTGTTTACCTGTATCCCGTCAACAATCAGCAGGATGCCGTTATTCAAACTGGTATGCTGGCCACGGATCAGGATGGAGGGGTCATCGAAGCCCGGTGCCGCGCCGGTATTGGTAATGGTCACCCCCGGCAGTTTTCCCGCCAGCGCATTGGTTAATGTGGCCGTCTGTGTTTTCTTAAGCTCCGCCCCGGTAACGCTTGAAACAGCAGCATTGCTTTGATCTTTGGAGAGCGTGCCATAAGCCACCCGTACCGAAGAATCCGGGTTCACATCATACTGAACCGATTGTGCATGTGCGGCATTCCAGAGAAAACCGCAGCACAACAACAATCCCGTTCTGAGGCAGCGCACCGCAATGCCTCCGGTCTGATCTATTCCTGATTTCATTTTCATTGCATTCCTTTTGTGCATGTACTTTTTATTACCGTTACGGGCTTACCATCCGGGATTTTGCTGGATATACCCCAGGTTGATCTCGCTGACCCGGAACGGATACAGGTACATTTTGTCATTCCATACCCGGTCTTCAAATTTTTCCAGGCGATAGGTAGGGTTGGCACCGCCTTTTAAACGCAGCCCGTACATCCCGCCACGCATCACGCCTTCATCACCGGCGATCATCCAGCGCCGCACATCAAAATAACGGTGCTCTTCAAATGCCAGTTCCACGCCGCGCTCCCGGCGTATCTTCCGGCGCATATCTTCCTGGTTGGTATAGGCATAATCCGGC includes:
- a CDS encoding RagB/SusD family nutrient uptake outer membrane protein, which translates into the protein MKAMNIKPVWISCLVLLLTVANSSCKKFLDREVESNYKEDEVFVNYDRMQQAGIGVYAFLYNRFGFQRIDNAMLAAASDEADHAIPASAIQKYNTGTWTAVSNPEDCWSFFYQGIRRANLFLENSVNYKQIIYRDTLDPANKSSYEANVKDIAWLRAEVRLLRALYYFELIKRYGGVPLVDKSTYTDEELKQFRRQPFDACAEFIKAECDSAYLQLKDTWVGFSSEKWRGRLTQGTALALKARLLLYAASPLNNPSGDVEKWIAAAKAAHDVIALGKYGLHNSYSGLFRLGNGADGNTEVIFAIQGWARNDFERMNYPVGYSQGGEGSTCPSQNLVDAYEMKATGMAIGEPGSGYDPANPYAGRDPRLGMSVLTNNTTFKNRPVESWVGGLDGLGKLNATTTGYYLRKFIDEGLDLEKNTSSVHTWVLFRYAEILLDYAEAMNEAYGPEAASGYSMTAKAAVDRVRQRPGVGLPLLPPGLSKEEMRARIRNERRVELAFEEHRFFDVRRWKIAEQTENQPLMAMQITKTPEGTFNYLVRKAEDRIFQPKMYWYPIPEQEVLKSNGNLTQAPGW
- a CDS encoding SusC/RagA family TonB-linked outer membrane protein, which codes for MKMKSGIDQTGGIAVRCLRTGLLLCCGFLWNAAHAQSVQYDVNPDSSVRVAYGTLSKDQSNAAVSSVTGAELKKTQTATLTNALAGKLPGVTITNTGAAPGFDDPSILIRGQHTSLNNGILLIVDGIQVNSISFISPDEIESVSVLKDAAAVAMYGARGGNGVLLVTTKRGTVSEKPQIALNLRYGVQSPTQLPKMASSYDFARLYNEALQNDGLPALYTDAQLEGYRQKTDPYLYPDVNWMNEILRKQAPIQDYTVSFNGGNQTAKYFVMLGYLNNQGLYARTDGEHNANIGYNQLNLRANLDVNLTKTLSAQVGIGGNIQDRKFPPVATATFWQNMLTYAPNLYPAMTPDGNITGTAAFPSNPLGDLLKRGYQSRHDRNIQMNVRVTQKLDFITGGLNVFGAVLFDNMLQNRYDKTRTYAYYEPIWTKGASGQDSMYYLQRSLDTDLTVVTGGDYENNRLIFQGGLDYGRRFGEHQLGGMLFFQQDKYTVLGNASPFAMQNLAGRLTYGYRDKYFAEGVFSYSGLENYAPGKRFGFFPALSAGWLLHKESFLQNASWINYLKLRASAGSVGNDKGSPRFNYNQYWGVASSQGYYFGTGQSWYNGLVQLAMANPDITWERSMIYNLGVDATLFNNRLSLTADVFKENRKDILVDLSATGSALAGYTSGRMANLGRVNNTGAEISATYREDAGTVNYYVGGQFSYAHNTIKESWETPKKEAYSYRQGHPVGQYFGLEAIGYFKDESDIASSPVQTFSIVAPGDLKYKDQNNDGLIDVNDQIAIGKRNYPEINYGFQAGVSYKGVSLDVFFQGVADKSVYLNGYLFQPFINNANILNWAADGHWTPQTQATATYPRLTTQANPNNYQASTFWVRNADFLRLRNVELGYQLPVSLVKKVGMQQAKIFVSGLNLVTWDNLAVDVDPEMLGQGYPVLKSWSAGIMVKF